CCATGGTGTGCGTGCCTCTGTCGAGGTGAGAAATACAGGGGACGGGGTGGCGAATCGCGGGCGGCGCCGCCCCGCGCGGGGGACCGTGGATTGTGCCGCATCCGCCCCCCGAATAGGCCGCTGCAAGCGATGCGAGAATGGTCCGTAGATGCCGTCACGCGAACCGCACCCGAACGAACCCGATCTGCTGCAGAACCTCCGGCGCGAGCTCGCCGACGGGCGCACCTGGCTCGACCGCGCCATCGTGCTGGCCTACGCCGCCGCCGCCGGACTGGCGGTGGTGGGCTTCACCCTGCTGGCCGAGCGTGCGTTCGCCTTTTTCCAGGCCTGGCACGACTTCAACCGCTGGTCGCTGCTGGTCTGGACGCCGCTGTGCACCGCCGGCATCGTCTGGCTGACCCGCCGTTTCGCGCCGGGCGCCGCCGGCTCGGGCATCCCGCAGGTGATCGCCGCGCTGGACCCTGACATGCCGCCGCAAAGCCGGCCGCGCTTCGTGTCGCTGCGCATATCGCTTGCCAAGATCGTGCTGTCGTCGGCCGGCCTGCTGGCCGGGCTGTCGGTGGGGCGCGAGGGGCCGTCGGTGCAGGTGGCCGCCGGCATCATGGAACACGCCCGCCGCTGGCTCGGCGACCGGGTGCCGGTGCATGCCTTGCTGGTGGCCGGCGGCGCGGCGGGCATCGCGGCGGCGTTCAACGCGCCGCTCGCGGGCATCGTCTTTGCCATCGAGGAATTGTCGCGCAAGCTGGAGTCGCGCAGCAGCGGGCTGATCATCGCGGCCATCGTGCTGGCCGGGTTGATGGCGGTTTCGGCCTTCGGCAACCTGAGCTATTTCGGCGTGATCCACGTGCCCCACCTCAGCCTGGACGCCCTGGCGCCCGGCGTGTTGGCGACCCTCGTGGCGGGGCTGGCCGGCGGCCTTTTCGCCAAGCTGCTCGCCATGTCGCTGACCGGCGGCGGCGGGCGCCTCGGTGCATTGCGAGCCTTGTTTCCGATCCGGTTCGCGGCCGGCTGCGGACTGGTCGTGGCGGTGCTCGGACTGCTGTCGGGTGGCAGCAGCTTCGGCGCGGGCTCGGACGCGGTCAAGGAAATGCTGGCGGGCCAGTCCGACGTGCCGCCGCTCTTCGTGCCGCTGAAATTCATCGCCACCTGGCTGACCGCCTGGAGCGGCGTGCCGGGCGGCATCTTCGCGCCCTCGCTGTCGATCGGCGCTGGCATCGGCCACGACGTGGCGCAGATCGCGGGCAGCTCCGACCTGGCGCCCGCGCTCATCGCCCTGGGCATGGCGGCCTTCCTGGCGGCGGTGACGCAGGCGCCGCTGACGTCTTTCAT
The nucleotide sequence above comes from Xylophilus sp. GOD-11R. Encoded proteins:
- a CDS encoding chloride channel protein; its protein translation is MPSREPHPNEPDLLQNLRRELADGRTWLDRAIVLAYAAAAGLAVVGFTLLAERAFAFFQAWHDFNRWSLLVWTPLCTAGIVWLTRRFAPGAAGSGIPQVIAALDPDMPPQSRPRFVSLRISLAKIVLSSAGLLAGLSVGREGPSVQVAAGIMEHARRWLGDRVPVHALLVAGGAAGIAAAFNAPLAGIVFAIEELSRKLESRSSGLIIAAIVLAGLMAVSAFGNLSYFGVIHVPHLSLDALAPGVLATLVAGLAGGLFAKLLAMSLTGGGGRLGALRALFPIRFAAGCGLVVAVLGLLSGGSSFGAGSDAVKEMLAGQSDVPPLFVPLKFIATWLTAWSGVPGGIFAPSLSIGAGIGHDVAQIAGSSDLAPALIALGMAAFLAAVTQAPLTSFIIVMEMVDGHAMVLSLMAAAMFASLISRLMTRPLYETLADFMVAGQRPPAG